One window from the genome of Flavobacterium agricola encodes:
- a CDS encoding DUF2147 domain-containing protein: MKKLLVTLTFAVACTAVGFAQSVAGKWKTFDDKTGEAKSIVEITEVNGKLQGKIIEVLNPAKKNNVCTECKGADKGKKLEGLTIIKNMDKDGAEYSGGKILDPTNGKEYSCIIKLNKDNADKLDVRGYIGMSFAGRTQYWTRVK; the protein is encoded by the coding sequence ATGAAAAAATTATTAGTAACCTTAACGTTTGCAGTTGCTTGCACAGCTGTTGGTTTTGCACAATCTGTTGCAGGAAAATGGAAAACATTTGATGATAAAACGGGCGAAGCAAAATCTATTGTAGAAATTACCGAAGTAAATGGTAAGCTACAAGGTAAAATTATTGAAGTTTTAAATCCGGCTAAAAAAAATAACGTTTGTACCGAATGTAAAGGTGCAGATAAAGGTAAAAAGCTAGAAGGATTAACCATTATTAAAAATATGGATAAAGATGGGGCCGAATATTCTGGCGGAAAAATTTTAGATCCAACCAATGGTAAAGAATACAGCTGCATCATAAAACTAAATAAAGATAACGCAGATAAGCTTGATGTTCGCGGATATATTGGTATGTCATTCGCTGGCCGTACGCAATATTGGACACGCGTTAAATAA
- a CDS encoding YihY/virulence factor BrkB family protein, with protein sequence MFENKNRKILKYTWVRKAIRFLNSIYFPGLKGLSIYRFFQIYLTGIFRGAFSYRAGSVAFSFFMAMFPFILFILNLLPFVPLEGFQQNFLDFIADNVPPTTFGAIEGVIKDILNNSHRSLISSGFFLSIILMANGINAILGGFQSSYHISQLSSNRSFLRQYFVAVVLSLVISAILIVAVAAIVVTEYFVHHFSESIPIDELYVIQVSRYSILLFLILVVNSLILKFGTKHTKYLPFFNAGSLFSTALMVLGSYGFGIYVTKFARYNEFYGSIGAILVLMIYIWIISIIILLGFEVNASINSYRISKQTTKLDS encoded by the coding sequence ATGTTTGAAAATAAAAATAGAAAAATCTTAAAATACACTTGGGTCAGAAAAGCAATTCGCTTTCTAAATTCTATTTATTTTCCTGGGCTAAAAGGGCTTTCTATTTATCGTTTTTTTCAAATCTATTTAACCGGAATTTTTAGGGGTGCCTTTTCATATCGGGCTGGATCTGTAGCTTTTAGTTTCTTTATGGCTATGTTTCCGTTTATTTTATTTATTTTAAACTTATTGCCTTTTGTGCCTTTGGAAGGTTTTCAGCAAAACTTTTTAGATTTTATTGCCGATAATGTTCCGCCAACCACCTTTGGTGCAATTGAAGGTGTAATAAAAGATATTTTAAACAACAGCCATCGCAGTTTAATTTCGTCCGGATTTTTTCTGTCAATTATTTTAATGGCAAATGGTATTAATGCCATTTTGGGTGGATTTCAATCCTCATATCATATTAGTCAGTTAAGTTCTAATCGGTCGTTCTTAAGGCAATATTTTGTTGCGGTTGTTTTGTCATTGGTTATCAGTGCTATTTTAATTGTGGCAGTAGCTGCAATTGTAGTAACCGAATATTTTGTGCATCATTTTTCAGAATCTATCCCAATAGATGAATTGTATGTAATTCAAGTTTCGCGTTATTCAATTTTGCTGTTTTTAATTTTGGTTGTAAACTCATTAATTTTAAAATTCGGAACCAAGCATACCAAATATTTGCCGTTTTTTAACGCAGGTTCGTTATTTTCAACAGCATTAATGGTTTTAGGTTCTTATGGTTTTGGTATTTATGTAACAAAATTTGCAAGATATAATGAATTTTATGGTTCAATAGGTGCAATATTAGTATTAATGATATATATTTGGATTATTAGTATTATTATCCTATTAGGTTTTGAGGTAAATGCATCTATTAATAGTTATCGTATTTCTAAACAAACCACAAAATTAGATTCGTAA